A region of the Macrobrachium nipponense isolate FS-2020 chromosome 14, ASM1510439v2, whole genome shotgun sequence genome:
taattggtcgttggatggaaacgaaatctccccctgaggcgttcagacctacgtagtttggacaggttattagcgtcggttgggtgttggttggggtaccccacctcttgggcggcaggctgtacaattgatatatcttccgctcgttctctcccgctttctctctctacttcctccgctctttctttctctctctcttcttgctctctctctctttctctttctgcaagttcctctctctctctctcgttcgctccttctcacgctctctctttctctctctgcctgctcctctctctctctttctctttctctctctgtttgctcctctctctctctttctcttttctctctctctctctcgtctctttctctctctctctgtctcctctctccccctctctctttctctctctctcgtctctctctcatctgtctctcttctctctctctctctctctctctctctctctcttcatcccccctcgatctctcctctctctctcgtggcggtatacgtagtcggttggtttctgcgccatttcttcttatgatggtggggagaaactctgtttcttttaccgtgttgatagtcggttttttctctaatatatgtaatgcttcaagataacgtaggcgttttcggtccggtgcatggtcaataatttctatgttctttataagctcagctctttctggtctcctgttgtgtttttccctatagtgaatgaaaatggccccttcttgaagatgacacgagagacgcttggagagtctggtagtggtcatcccgatataagaatggtggcatgcatccaccgagcatgtgaattcgtagatgacactccttcctcttcaaagacgtttctgggggcgccgggttgtttttctaagaagcagctggctggttttcatgcttttgtaataaattatgaggctaattttatcactttttgtagtgggggagacattttcactgattattttccttatagccttttcatcttccaaatatttgtggtgcatatgatttttataaaaatatttttatagctccactttggtcgttagttacggtcgtttctttcttggtgccatttatttatggagtccctcgtttggcgtttcgaccatacggtttgaaaagttattattaatgagaacttgtgtagacctttcgatctccctggtggtttctctccatgtggaacagtgtaaGAAGGGCGCgggcggacgaaggcatctaccaccgatcttttatacctgtctgagacagagagagagagagagagagaaaaagagaaaaagagagagagagaggcagcaaacagagagaaagaagagaaagaagagagaggagcaggcagagagagagaaagagagaggtgagaaggagcgaacgagagagagagagagagagagagagagagaggaacttgcagaaagagaaagagagagagcaagagagagagaaagagcggaagaagtagagagagaaagcgggaggagaaaacgagcggaagatatatcaattgtacagcctgccgcccaagaggtgggtaccccaaccaacacccaaccgacgctaataaccccgtccaaactacgtaggtctgaacgcctcagggggagatttcgtttccatccaacgaccaattaaaatccgttccccaccgacccgcccaccgattgtacacgaccttgcatgctataatacttgtaaaacgtatcttaattcactgtactgtaaactctcagagatgactgcctgtgcgctgtcgacacgtagaggaataaacctaagacaaatgaaatctttacatgtccttaggaaaactTAATACAccgctacatgctgacgagaaaaagataataagaagaattgagaagattctatataaattaaatgccgttgaaacagctattgtattcaatgctactgccctcagagaaggcctccttcctaaaataataaataataataataataacaataataataataataattaataaaattaaaaaattgagaaaaaaatcatcggttatgtaaatttatatatatttaaggaaaaagaggattcaaacagattcccgaaagttttATATACAGATTAATCTTTAAAttgatgtacatatatgtacataactgtggatttgtttctccatttcaaaactCATGCTACTGTGaggtttttttaaattaaacaagTTCGAATTCAccccacaagtcagaattcgcccacaagtaagaattcgcccacaagtacgaattcgcccacaattccgaattcgcccacaagtccgaattcgcccacaagtccgaattcgcccacaagtcagaattcacCCACAATTCCGAATTCACCCACAATTCCGAATTTGCTCACAAGCccgaattcgcccacaattccgaattcgccAAGAAGTCCGAATTCGCCCACAACTCCGATTCGCCCGCaattccgaattcgcccacaagtcaaaATTCGCTCACAAGTAATATTTCGCTCATGTCAGAATTCGCCCAAAAgtccgaattcgcccacaagtcagaattcacCCACAAgtccgaattcgcccacaatttTGAATTCGCCCAAGagtcagaattcgcccacaagcaagaattcgcccacaattccgaattcCACCACAATTCCGAATTtgcccacaagtcagaattcgcccacaattccgaattcgcccacaagtaAGAATTTGCCCACAATTTCGAATTCCCCCACAACTCCGGATTGCCCACACATaagaattcgcccacaattccgaattcgcccatgtcagaattcgcccacaattcgAAATTCCCCCACAATTCCGAATTCGATCCAAaagtcagaattcgcccacaagtccaTATTCGCACAAAAGTCAGAATTTGCCCACAAGTCCGAACTCACCCAAAAgtcagaattctcccacaattTTGAATTCGCCCAAaagtcagaattcgcccacaagtaAGAATTCGCCCACATGTCAGAATTCGCCAGAGGTTAGAATTCCCCAACAATTTCGAATTCCCCCACCCCCAAGTCAGAATTACGCCCAAAAGTTCAGGATTCGCCCACCAAGTCCGTAACTTCGGCCATTCCATTAAGTCAGAAATTCGCTCATAAATCCGAATTCGCCCCAACCCAATTCCGAATTCGCCGCCAACAATTCGAATTCCCGCCCAAAAGTCCAAATTCGACCACCaattccgaattcgcccacaatCCGAATTTCACCCACAAGTCCAAATTCACCCACAAGTCCAAATTCACCCACAAGTTCAAATTCACCCACAATTCCGAATTCACCCACAATTCTGAATTCGCTCACATTTTCGAATTCACCTACAggtcagaattcgcccacaattccgaattcgcccacaattccgaattcgtccacaagtcagaattcgcccacaagttAAATCGCCCACAAGTCAAAATTCGCCCACAAGTTAAATTCGCCCAAAGTCAGAATTCACCCACAATTCCGAATTtgcccacaagtcagaattcacCCACAAGTTAAATTCGCCCAAAAGTCAGAAGTCGCCCACAATTCCTAATTCACCCACCattccgaattcgcccacaagtccaaattcgcccacaagtccgaATTCACCCATAAGTCCGAATCACCCACAATTCCGAATTCTCCCACATTTTCAAATTTGCTACAAGTCCGAATTCacccacaagtcagaattcgcccacaattccgAATTTGCCGACAAGTCTGAAATCGCCCCAAGTCTGAATTCCGCcccacaattccgaattcgccCAGAAGTCAGAATTTGCCATAATTCCAAATTCGCCCACACGTCTGAATTCGCCCACCattccgaattcgcccacaattccgaattcgccCACTAGCCAGAATTCGTCACCAATTCCGAATTTGCTCACACTGTGGAGTAAATTCGTTCACACTGTGGAGTAAATTCGCACAATTTGGAGTcattcgcccacaagtcagaattcgccaCCAAGTCAGAATATTTCCGATGAAGGAATATATGGAAACACTGCTccatccttccctcccttcccgTGTGGGATATGAACCCTACGCACGTGAGCTTAGATTTAAATtgactatagaatttaggccaaaggacttCTGAGGCCATTCGGCGTTAAAcggaaattgccagtaaaaggttcgaaaggtgtaacaagaagaaaaacctctaagcatttgcactatgaatcataaactgttaggagaggggtggaaagtaaaatggaagaaagagaatatgaaaggaggtacagttaaaggaactgaaagggttgcagctaacggccgaagacacgctgtaaagaacattaagtaatgcctacagtgcacatcatgaggtgcactgacttcaCTACCCTCGTACAGGGACGAGAGCTTGCAGAGGTTGCCGTAACTAGCAATGCTATAAATTAAATAAGCCAGTTGTGGGCCAGGAGGCGATTAGAGATCTTTGAGGCCTAAAACACTCAGAGTTCATTCCAGGTGGTTTCTTGTTGAATGAAAGTTGGTCGAATAAATCTTGACACCAAATCTAAACTCTGCAAGTTCAGTTCCTGTCATCGGTCgaactattgtttgtttgtatggtgtttttacgtagcatggaaccagtggttattcagcaacgggaccgacggctttacgtgacttccgaaccacgtcgagagtgaacttctatcaccagaaacacacatcttcaactcctcaatggaatgaccgagaatcgaactcgcggccaccgaggtgacaggccatgaccatactgatcacgccactgtggCGCCATCGGTCAGGCGGCTTCTTTGCATTTGTTAACTCATTAATTAGTCCAGTAAAACGACCTTCATATAGTTCAAGAAATCCAAATATTATCCGTCCATGATCGCAACACAAAAATTGTTCAAGTTTCGACTTGCGAACAATGTAAAATCCAGTTCTATTTTACAAGATCATTTGGAatgtcaagagttttttttttatttatactcaaGCTCCTGAAAACGTTTCGATTCATATTTTGAAGATCATCTACAATATGATCTGTCCTTCTGTTAATGAGGTCGGAGCGAAATCCTTTGATCTTTCGTCACTTGTTCGCGTCAGAGATCAAAGGATTCTGCCTGCATGAGTCCTCTTCATTATTTGCACTTGCTGTTCATTTACGCCTCTCTCTTTTTCCTAAggtttatctatataattttccattcgttttatatttattttgccaGTGTTCGGTTTTAAAGATCGGTTTTAGTATCAATGCtagctttgtctgtccttctgccgacaaatcttaaaaactactgaagctagagggctgcaaattggtatgtttatcatcccccctccaaccatcaaacatgccaaactgCAGCCCCCTATCCTCGGTAGTTTGTGGTTTATTAatggttaaacttagccataattGTACTTTTCGCTGAGCGCTGGGTACCGTCAACAGGCCactaccggaccgtggctgagtttcatgggccacggctaagagttttatggggcGTGGCTGAGGTCAACaatggacagaaaactcgattgcgctgaagaaacgtTGAcacatttttctcttgttttatataatattatatatatatatatatatatatagaattactattattatcaatatatatggCGATATGTATTAATactatagattatagtatatatagcatatatatagcatatagatatacatgtattatCTTTAGGTTTCCCGAAGAACACAGACGctgggaaaatagaaaatatattaaaaattcctctcaGCAGCGAGGCTTCTGTTTACCCAGATGTACAGAACGTGAAAAATTATCTCCCAGACCTAAGCCAAGATTTGTAGATGCTGAGTAACCAAACCAGTTTTGTTTATCATGAGAATATTCTATGAACGTACTAGAAGGAAGTAGGAGCTCCATATTTACCAGAAATGTTACCGAATAGAAGAAATGTCTTTTCTCCATATTGGGATGTAAGGGAGTATGTTTTTGATACAAAGGCGCTTCTGGGCGAAATAGTTTGgatttttgtacttttatttccttctctaaAGAAGGATAATTAATGAACATTTTACTATTCTGTCAATGTGGAAATTAATTTTTGATCTGAAGTAAAAGTACCTTTTGCTGGAGGCATACAGTTGACAACAGCTGAGAAATTAAACAACGCAAAAAACTTGACACGGAATTGTTTCTGTGCtgttgttagaatctgttttctTATAACTAGTAGGAAGAAAAGTggattttaatgagagagagagggagagagagagctttgagctCGAGTTTTCCGTCACCAGAAGGTTTGCTAACACTTAAGCGAGTTTAATTCGTACAAATTATTTGAGTTAATGTCACAAATGAAAGTTACGACTTGTTGACACCTGAAAGAATACTAATGTTAATAGTAATGATTATAATATGTTCTTAAATTCTTTGACCAGCTAACGCAATGATAATGTCGgttaatagtaataattacaGACATAGACAcacgcactacacacacacacacacacacacacacacactatatatatatatatatagtatatatatatatattattatatataatatatatatatatatatatatatatatatataaattttatttatatatatatagaggcttaTCATACGCTTCTGACCATCTTTCTCAAACTATCTGTTCACTAATTATGTATCTTTTATTCAATTTAGTTTTACTAGTATAAATGAAAATTCGTAACTGCTGCCGAAATAATTAAAATCACTTTACTCAGTGTAACAGGGGGACATTTGAGTGCTTGCATATGTACAACTACATCTTTATTCGCCTCTGAACCGTCAAATAGCCTTAAACCGttgtgttgtggttgttgttgttgtttcttgttGTTTTCATCGTCAAAATAAACTAACCTTTCGCAGACTTTTAAACTTCATTTCCTTGATCCATTTCCTGGAAATGCAAATAGCTCTGGGACGTTGCTCATTATCGGTAAGGACAGACTCATTAAAGTAATGACAGTAAAATAATTAATCTTAGATTAAAGGACAGTAATTAATAGTCTCTTGTtcgccttttttttctatctccctTTTCGCTAGGAGTGACGATAATCTTTTACTTGTATGATTTGTATCATAGTTAGACTTAATgccagaattaattttttttttctttattaccaaCTGCTGGATAGATAACGataggaaaatattatttatttgtataatttccaccttttgaaaatttaaatGGTTAAAAATGATATATGCGATCAAATGAATCATCAGTTCAATAATATTGAAGCTATTGTTAGCAAGCTTCGCAAAGAAATTAGATGTCATGCAAACCATCAAAGCATTTCACAAAATGATCAACTCGCATCTATAGATTTAGAAGTGCTCATGTTGCATTTTCACATATGTAAAAGATATGTTATTGACCATTATGGTTTATAGTAAACGAAAGAACGCATATCGATTCGTTGCCGAATTAGAAGAAAGTTTAAGTATATTGACCGTAAACTtgacatatataattaaatatatatatataaatatattattatcgatatatatataatgtatatggtatacctatatataatatacatataatatatatgtgtgtgtgtatctgtgtctgtgtctgtgtgtgtgcgcgcgcgctttaataactgaatcacgaaaatgctTAGTAAAatacgagagtcgaaaggcctcgcaccGCTAGTACAGCATTGTTTCAGCTTCCTTCGTAACTTTTacctttacatatgtatatatatatatatatatatatatatatatatatatatatatatatatatatatatata
Encoded here:
- the LOC135226029 gene encoding sporozoite surface protein 2-like; this translates as MTACALSTQFAHKYEFAHNSEFAHKSEFAHKSEFAHKSEFTHNSEFTHNSEFAHKPEFAHNSEFAKKSEFAHNSDSPAIPNSPTSQNSLTSNISLMSEFAQKSEFAHKSEFTHKSEFAHNFEFAQESEFAHKQEFAHNSEFHHNSEFAHKSEFAHNSEFAHNQNSPTSPYSHKSQNLPTSPNSPKSQNSPTILNSPKSQNSPTSKNSPTCQNSPESEFTHKLNSPKSQKSPTIPNSPTIPNSPTSPNSPTSPNSPISPNHPQFRILPHFQICYKSEFTHKSEFAHNSEFADKSEIAPSLNSAPQFRIRPEVRICHNSKFAHTSEFAHHSEFAHNSEFAH